The following DNA comes from Sphingorhabdus sp. M41.
CACCGAACGAGCCATTCCCTCGCTGTCCCGCCGCACATGGGTTCTCCTGATGGCGATGCTGGTTGGAGCAACCAGTTACATGGACCGCCAGATTCTGACGATGCTGGTCGAACCGATCCGGCGCGAGTTCGATCTGACGGATCAGCAACTGGGTCTGCTGACGGGACTGGCATTTGCGATGATCTATACGATCACTGCCATTCCTGCAGCACGGCTCGCTGACCGATGGTCACGCCGCGGCGTGGTCAGCATCGCGATTGCTACCTGGAGCGCGATGACCGTGGTTTGCGGTCTGGCCACCAACTTCTGGCAATTGTTCCTGGCACGAGTGGGAGTCGGGTTTGGCGAGGCCGGCGGAAGTGCCCCGATGCAGGCGTTGCTCGCCGACTATTTTCCGCGCCGCCAACGCGGTACCGCCATGTCGATCTATCTGCTCGGCGCGCCGATCGGAATGGGGCTGGGTCTGGCATTCGCTGGCTGGGCCGTAGTGGAATATGGATGGCGCTGGACATTCATTCTCGCCGGCATTCCCGGACTGATAATTGCACCGCTGCTGATGTTGACCGTGAAAGAAGTCCGCGCGGGCATGGCGGACGGTATCAGCCAGAAATTCGACCAGCCGCCCTTTGGCAAGACAATCGCCGCCTTATGGGGGATTCGATCCCTGCCGCTGATGATGCTGGCGGCGACACTCATGGCGCTGATCGGAATGGGCTTGCAGGCCTGGGTACCGGCCTTTCTTGAACGGACGCACGGCCTCCCCTCGACCGAAATTGGTGCCAAGCTAGGCGCAGCGCTGGCAACGGGATCGGTCCTCGGGCATCTCAGTGGCGGGCCCTTGGCGGACTTTCTCGGGCGCAAGGACCTGCGCTGGCATTTGTGGACACCGATCGTTACCGGAGCGTTGGCCGTCCTCATGGTACTCCTGGCGCTGAACGGCCCCGCCAATCTCGCCTTTCCCTTCTTTGGCATTCAGGTGTTTCTGACCGGCCTTTTCGCCGCGCCGATGCTCTACATGGCGACGACGCTGGCCCCGGTCTGGGCCAGAGCAACTTCAGCGGCCTGCGCCATGTTTGCCATCAATCTGGTCGGTCTCGGCCTGGGGCCGGTTTTCATCGGCCAGATAAGCGACTTGCTCCGTCCGATATATGGAGAGGAATCGCTGCGTTTTTCTCTTATGCTAGCGCTAACTGTCTATATTCCTGCCGCCATCTGCTTCGGTCTGGCAAGTCGGACCTACCGGAAGGACCATGATGCGGCTCTGGCCGACCTGGAGCGGGATAGCGAGCCCGGTATGGGACATTGATTGAAAGGAACTATTCATGCCAGCCTATATGATTTTCATTCGCGAGGAGCCGGTGAAAAATACCGAGAAAATGGAGGATTACAGTGCCGCCAACCAGGCCAATGCGGAAGGATATGCAACGCGTTTCGGAATCAAGCCATTGTCGGTTTATCAATTCACCGAAACGCTGGAAGGGAAGGAAGCTGATGGCGTTGTGCTGCTCGAATTCCCTACAATCGAAGACGCCCGTGGCTGGTACGAGAGTCCGGAATATCAGGCCGCTATGGCGGATCGCAAAATGGCCGCAGATTATCGCACAATCTTGTTTGAAGGATTATAACCATGACCGACATAAAACCACGCATCAACCATGTGCCGCGGGAAGAATGGACCGATGATACCAGAGAGGTTTTTGCCTTCTGGGGAGAGCCCAATGCCTGGGAGGAAGGCTCCAAGACCAACATCATGAATGTGATGGGCAATCACCCGGATCTGGGCAAGGCCTATAATATCTGGGGCAAGCATTTGCTGATGGGCAACACATTGTCGTCCCGCATCCTCGAGATTATCATCTTGCGGGTCGCTGTGAAGGCGAAATCCGCCTACGAATGGCACAATCACGTCGGTTACGGGATGAATGCCGGCCTGTCTCTTGAAGAAATCGAAGCCATTCGCGACTATCCCGAAGGCGGCGAATGGAGCGAAGTCGAGAAGGCGGTTCTCGACGCGGTAGAAGAATTGACGTCCGGCGGCAATTTGTCCGATCGGACATGGGACGTGCTCGCCAGCCATTTCGACACAAAGCAGATGATGGATCTGGTCTTCACCATTGGCCATTATGTGATGACGAGCTGGGCGCTGTCAGCCTTTGGTGTGGAAATCGAAGGTGGGGCCGATCCCATCGGCTTCGACCTCAAGACCAAATCGGGCAGAACCCCGGGAAAGACCTACAAGCCGGGAGAGAAGGACGACTGGGTCGATACGCGCGGTTATTGAACGGAGAACAAAATCCTCGGTGCTTCAGGGAGCCGGCTTTCTTGGGTCGGCATCCTGACGAATTGCGACTTCACACCTTGGGGTTTCCCATTGGGTGGCTGTCGGTCAGTATAGCCGGTGCAGCGCAGCAGGATCGAATGTCTGCATTTCGTTGAACCTGCCTGTGCGGACCTTTTCTACCCAATCGGGCTCGGTGATCAGTACGCGTCCGACGGCGATCAGGTCGAATTCCTCGCGCTCCATCCGTTCGATCAACCCGTCGATACCGGCCGGTTCGGCCGTTGCACCCGAAAATACGTTGATAAAATCGCTCGCCAAACCAACCGAGCCAACGCTGATTGTCGCGGCACCCGTCAGTTTTTTGGCCCAGCCGGCAAAGTTCAATCCTTGCGCGCCGTCCACCTCGGGAAATTCCGGTTCCCAGAAGCGCCGCTGCGAACAATGGAGGATGTCGACACCAGCTTCAACCAGCGGAACCAGCCAGTCGGACATCGCCTCCGGCGTCTCGGCCAGACGCGCTTCCAGTTGCTGCTGTTTCCATTGGCTAACCCTCAGGATAAGCGGGAAATCTGGTCCAACCGTCTGCCTGATCGCCGCAATTATCTCGGCGGCAAAACGTGACCGTTCCCTGAGCGTGGGGCCTCCCCATCCGTCAGTGCGTTTGTTGGTCCCGGACCAGAAGAACTGGTCAACCAAATAGCCATGCGCCCCGTGAACTTCGACGGCATCGAACCCGAGCCGCCTGGCATTGCCGGCGGCTTGCGCAAAGGCGGCGATGGTGTCGGCGATATCCTCTTCGCTCATCACCACGCCACGCGCCTGTCCTGGTGCGAAAAGCCCCGAAGGGCTTTCGAAAGGAACGTCAGGCTCATATTCAGTGGAGCTGCTCTTGACCGAACCCACATGCCAGATTTGTGGAGCGATTTTGCCATCCGCTGCATGCACGGCATCGGCTGTCTCTCGCCAACCTTCCAGCGCTTCGCCGTAAAAATAGGGTATGCCGGCTTCGTTGCGGGACGCGGGGCGATCCACCACAGTGCCCTCGGTCAGGATCAGACCGACTTGCCCCTCGGCCCTTCGGCGATAATAATCTGACTGCGGTTTTCCGACCAGACCACCCTCGGCGAAACCGCGTGTCATTGGCGCCATCACGATCCGGTTCTTGAGTTCGAGCGTTTTCAACCGGAAGGGGGTGAACAGAATATCGGGGGATAGCGGCATGGGAATTCTTTCTTGCGACCGGCCAATATCCTGTTCAATGTTTCCATATGCTACAAGGGTGGTTGCGGCTTTTGCCAACTCATCGCTCCGGCGAATGCTGGCCGTTTCGGGACTAAGAACTTTAACCGCAGACATCGTGACCTATAGTGGTCGGGGTCCAGAAAATTGTCCGCGAAAGCCGATTCATACGATCAATGGAGAAACGATTTGTCGGAAGAAATTTTTGTCCGGCCTGATGTGCAGGCCTATCTTGAGCAATTAAAAGCCCAGCCACGACCGACCTTCACCACCGAAATGATTGCGATGATCCGCACGCTTCCTCCGGAGGTCATGGCGGCTGCCGATTTGCCGGTCGGTGAACTGGCTGTCGATCGTGAACTGGAGATGCCGGGCCCCGCCGGGACAATAGCGCTGCGCCTGTTCGACCCGCGCGCAAGCCGGGCCGCAGGGCCGGTGGTCGTGTTTTATCATGGCGGTGGCTTTTGCGTCGGTTCGATCGGAACCCATGCCAGCCTGTCGGCGGAGATAGCGCGGCAACTTGATCTGCCCGTCATCTCGGTCGAATACCGGCTCGCACCCGAAGCCCCATGGCCGGCCGCACCCGACGATGCCGAGGCCGCCGCGCGCTGGATTGCCGAAAATGAGGCAGTACTTGAGCGAAAGTTTGACGGACTGATCCTGTGCGGCGACAGTGCTGGCGGAAATCTTGCGATCGTGACCGCCTTGGCGCTGCGCGACAGGCCGGCCAAATATCCGGTCGTCCAGCAACTGCTTCTCTATCCGGGCACCGATGTGACTCGAGACTATCCTTCCCGCGCCGCCTTTTCGGAAGGCTATGGCCTCGACAAAGCGGATATGGCGCTGTTCAATGAACATTATGACGGCAATCCGGATGACTGGCGGCATAGCCCACTGCAAGCCGAGCTTTCCGGTCTGGCGCCGACCGTACTCGCAACCGCATCGCTGGATCCCTTGCGCGACGAAGGCCGCGCTTTTGGAGCAAAGCTGGTGCAATCGGGTTGCGAAGTAGCATTCCACGAGATGCGGGGTACAATCCACGGCTTTGCGACCTTCCGCAAGGGGATCGCGTCGGCCAATGATGATCTGGCTCTGATCCTCAGCCAGTCGCGGGTGACGCTTGCCGGGTCGAAAAAAGAAAGCGCCTGACGGATCAATCCCGCTGGAAAACCGGTGGTCGTTTCTCGATCATGGCAGTAATTGCTTCGCGGTGATCGCCGTCGCGTACCGATTCTGACTCCCATTTCATGCCGGGTAACAGGAGCGCGCCCGACAGGCGCTTGAGCTCAATATTGGTCAGCGCTTTGGTCTTGCGCAGGGCAAATTGCGGTTTGGCGAGCAGTTTGTTGCAAAGTTCCGCAATGGCACCATCCAACCCGGCCGGATCAAATGCCTGGTTGATCAGGCCGATCTCTACAGCTTTCTCTGCGGCGATAAGGTCGCCGGTCAGCAAATATTCCTTGGCCCGGGTTAGCCCGATCCTTTGCGGCCAGGCTATCGCGCCGCCATCGCCCGCAACCAGGCCGATATTGACATGCGGATCGCCGATCTTCGCCTTGTCCGAAGCGAAAATTATGTCGCACAGCAAAGCGACGGTTGCGCCGAGCCCGACAGCATGCCCGTTCATCCGGCAAACAACCGGTTTTTCGATATCGATCAGTGTTTCGACAATTTGCCGCGCCATTTCTATTTCATGATCAAAGCATTCGGGATTGTCGGCGTTATTCTGAATATGGGCGAAGTCGCCGCCCGCCGAAAAAGCCTTGCCCTGGCCGGTCAACAGGATGACATCGGACAATTCGTCGTCCCGCGCGAAAGCGAGAGCCGCCGGGAATTCGTCATGCATGGTCTGGTCGAAAGCATTCAAGGCATCGGGGCGGTTGAAGGCGATGGTGAGCAAACGTCCGTCTCGTTGAAGCTTGATCGTATCGAGTTGGGGCAAATCATGAGTCATCGGCATCCGTCCTTTTTCGACCTTCTATCACGCTGGTGCGATATACAAACGTCGCACCCGCGATAATCCTTGTCGCGCATAGGGTAAGTCGTCTTAACTGACTATGCTTGGTCAGGCTGAGGGAGCGGAATATGGCAGATTTTGATGAGACTTACGACTGGGTTGTGGTTGGGAGCGGGGCTGGATCCTTCAGTTCGGCGCTCGTGATGCGGCAGGCCGGAAAATCGGTGCTCATTGTCGAGAAGACCGGATTGGCTGGCGGCACGACGGCCAAGTCCGGTGGTGTGATGTGGATTCCCGCCAACCGGTTCATGCAAGCGGATGGCGAGAATGACAGCGTCGAGGCAGCGATGACCTATCTTGATCGCCTGCAGGAACTGGATGGTGGCGAGGCTCCCGGGACATCGAGCGAAAAGCGCCGCGCCTATCTGACCGAAGCTCCACGGGCGGTTGATTTTCTGGTTGAACAGGGAGTGAAACTGCGGCGGGGCCCTGTTTTCTGGCCTGATTATTATGACGAGCTACCAGGGGGGTGCAAGACTTCGCGAACAGTGGTCGCCGAACCATTTAATCTGAAGGAACTCGGCCCGATGGCTGACAAGTTGCGGCCAGGATTTGCCGAATTCAACGTTCTGCTCGGTGACGCGATGGAATCGGGTCATATGCGGACAAATCCCGGTGCCAAAAAAATACTGCTCAAGATAATTTTGCGGACTGTCCGCGACAAGCTATTGGGCCGCAAGTTCACCACCGCCGGTGCAGCACTGCAGGGACGAATGCTGAAGGCAGCACTGGATGCCGGTGCGGAAATCAGGCTGAATAGTCCGGTTTCGGAATTGTTGATCGAAGATGGTAAAGTCGTTGGTGTGACAGTCGAAACCGATGGCGCGATCAAGAAAATTGGCGCGCGCTTTGGTGTGCTGGTCAACGCCGGCGGCTTTTCGCAAAACCAGGAAATGCGCGACAAATATGCGCCGGGTACGCGTGCGAAATGGTCGCAAACACCCGAAGGCGATACCGGTGAGATGATTTGCGAACTGGAACGTGTCGGCGGTGTCCTCGCCCAAATGGATCAGCTTGTCGGCTATCAGTCGACGCTCGCGCCCGGTTGGGACAAAGCTTATGTGGCGCCCGGCGCACAGGGCCTGACCGGCAAGCCGCATGCGATCCTGGTCGACCAGTCTGGCGAGCGCTATATGAATGAAGGCGGTTCCTACGAATTATATTGCGAGAATATGCGCAAGAGAAATGAACAGACACCGGCGATCCCGAGCTGGGCGATTTTTGACCGGCAATATGTCGAAAAATACAAGGTTGCGGACAAATATATCGACAAGAAAATCCCCGAAGGCTGGCTCGAAAGTGGCTATTTGCATCGAGCCGATACGATGGAGGAACTGGCGACCAGTATCGGTAGCAATCCCGAAGTGCTGGCTCAAACCGTAAGTCGCTGGAATCGGTTTGTTGCGCTGGGCAAGGACGAGGATTTCCAGCGAGGTGCCCGGCAATATGACAATTGCGGATTTGTAGGCGATCCGTTTTCCGAGCAGAGTTCAATGGGCAGTATCGAACAGGGTCCGTTCTACGCAGTGCCTGTCATACCCGGAGATGTCAGTACTTATGGTGGCGTCGTGACCGACGAGAGAGGACGCGTCGTGAAGGCATACGGGACACCGATCGCCGGCCTGTACGCGACCGGTGTGAGCACCGCTTCGGTGATGGGCAATATATATGCTGGTGCCGGGTCAAGCATTGGTCCGGCCATGACCTTCGGCTATATTGCGGCAAAGCATGCGGCTGGCCTCGACAATCAACTTTGATCCCATGCTTTTGGGCAACTGGCAGAAACCAACGCGGGAGCGATAACCTGCAATATTCCAAGTTGCGTGATTGACCTTGGGTCAAGAGGACGTGATTGTCGGCAGGATTTTAACGAAGTTCGAGGGAAACAATGGCCGAACTCAGCAATGCACCCAAACCCGCCAGCGAGGATCTGGTGGATATCTACCGCCGGATGCTGCGCATCGAACGCAACGAGGACGCCGTTCTCGCTTCGATGCGCCGGGGCCGGCTCACCATGCCCTATTATTCGGCACGCGGGCAGGAAGTCATCCCGTCTACCATCTCACATTTCCTGAATGATGAGGACCAGATCTGCACGATCTATCGCGGTATCCAGGACATGGTCGCCAAGGGTATCCCGCTGAAGCCATTGTGGGCTGAGCTAGCCGGCAGAGTCGATGGAACCTGCAAGGGCAAGGGTGGTGCGATGCACATGACCCATCCCGAAACCGGTATCATGGTAACCACCGGTATTGTCGGCTCTTCAATGCCGATTGCGAACGGTCTCGGCTGGGCAGCCAAGCTCGATGGCAGCAAGCGTGTCGTGATCGCCTATTTCGGCGACGGCGCCTCCAACATTGGTGCCTTCCATGAATCGCTCAACATGGCCTCGCTCTGGAAATTACCGGTCATCTTCGTATGTGCGAACAACCGGTTTGCCGAACATACGCGCTATGAGGACGGCACAGCGGTTGACCAGATTTCAAAACGCGCGGTCGGATATAACATGCCCGGCTTCACCGTCGACGGCAATGACCCTGATGACATGTTTGCCCATGCCTCGGCCGCGATCCAACGTGCGCGCGCAGGCGAGGGACCGACATTGCTCGAATGCATGACATTCCGTTTCCGGGGTCACGTGATCGGTGATGACGACAAATATATGACCAAGGAAGAGAAAGAGGCGGCAATGGCTGCTGATCCGCTTCCGGCTCTCCGGGCGCGTCTGGTGTCAGAAGGTCATGCCACTGAGGAAGAGTTGACGAACATGCAGGAAAAAATCGAAAAAGAAGTCGAGGAAGCGCGCGACTTCGGTCTTGAAAGCGAGCTTCCCTCGCTGGATGAATTGCGTCGCGACGTATTCGCCGAGGAGATACCGGCATGAGCGAGATGGTGAAAATGCACGCCGTTCAGGCGATCAACGCAGCGCTTCACGAAGCAATGGCTGCAGATGACAAGGTGCTCGTTCTGGGCGAAGATGTCGGTGACAAAGAGGGTGGCGGGATCACTGGCATAACCTCTGGTCTGTCGACGAAATTTGGTGACGACCGCGTCAAGAGCACGCCGATAGCCGAGCAGGCGATCATGGGCGCTGCCATCGGCGCCGCCATGGCCGGTTACAAGGTTGTCGCGGAAATCATGATGATGAATTTCACAACCGTCGCGATGGACATGATCGTCAATCATGCGGCAAAGCTGCGTTTCATGTCCGGCGGACAAACAAGCGTTCCGATTGTCATTCGCACGCTGACCGGTGCCGGTTGGCAGACTGCAGGGCAACATTCCGATTTTCTCGAAGGCTGGTTTGCCCATGTCGCCGGTATCAAGGTTGTCTGTCCGGCATTCCCGGCTGATTATAAAGGTCTGATGCTGTCCTGTATTCAGGATCCCGACCCTTGTATCTTCGTCGAGGCGGGTGGCACATTTTTCATTCCGAACGACGTGCCTGATGATCAGGGACCGATTCCGCTCGGAAAAGCCAATGTTGTTCAGGAAGGCACCGATGTCACCATCGTTACCTGGTCGGCACAAACCATCCGCACAATGGCTGCCGCCGAGGCAATTGCCGAAGCTGGCATCTCGGCAGAGATCATTGATCTCAGAACGATTTCGCCGTGGGATAAGGAAACCGTATTGGCATCCGTCGAGAAGACTGGCCGGTTGCTGGTTGCGCACGAAGCATCGCGCAATTTCGGTCCTGGCGGTGAAATCGCTGCAACAGTGAGCGAGGAATTGTTCGGCAAGCTCAAGGCACCCGTAAAACGGCTTGGTGGTCCGACCTGTGCTGTACCCTTTGCCAAGAATCTCGAGACTGCGTTCATCGTCCAGCCAGAGGATATCGTCGCGGCGGTTAAGGAAATAATGGCCTGATTGCAATCGCCCCTGCCTTCGTCTTTCGACGGGGCAGGGCGATCGCCGGCCTGTCTCACTAGATATTATTTCGCGCTATATTGGTTAACCTGCCTGACGGGCCTTTTGCGCCCGGCCGTCTTCCGCCAGATTCAGTTGGCGTCGAGTAGCCGGCGACCAGCCTCTTCATCCCAATGATCTTCATTGCCGCACAATTGGCAGTTGAGGAAAGCGCGCTTGAAGAAAAGGTGGCAGGGATGTTCTTCGGTCAGGCCGATGCCGCCATGCAGCTGGATGGATTCTTCCGCTATATCCCTGAATATGCTAGTCGAATGAGCCTTCAATGCGCCCATTTCAAGCGGCGTGGGATCGCCGGCGATGCGACTCCAGAATAAAGCTTCACCCGCGACCAGCTTTACCTTGAGATCCGCTACACGGTGCTTGAGCGCTTGAAACATCGCGAGCGGCCGGTCGAATTGCCTACGCGTTTTCAGATATTCGATTGTCATGTCGAGCAGCGCGCCTGCCGCTCCCAGGCTGTCCGCAGACAGCGCCAAATGTGTGCTGATCGACAGGCTGTCGTGCAATCGCTGAACGGCTGGTCCTTCCGCTATGACAAGAGATGGGTCGATCTGATATCCGGTCATCTCGATATCAAAAAGGCGTCGGCTCTCATCCCAAAGCGGTTGTTCATGCAAGGTTACTCCGGGCGCGTCGAGCGGGATCAGAGTATAAACATCACCCATTTCTGCCAGAATATGGCTTGCCATGTCGCCTTCAAAAACACCTGCAACTCGTCCGTGATAGGTTCCGTCGTCCTGCTTTTGAACGGCTGCAGGCAGCATATGGAGCGGGATATATTCGCCGCCGCAAATCCGCTCTATCCAGCTTGTCTTGTCGACGAGGGTCGATGATGCGGCAATTCCCTGAAGCCCCAGCAGGGCCGGGATCAGGGGTGCTGCCGGCAGCACCCGCCCCAGTTCATGGTGGATGGTCGCGACGGCATCGCGTTCGAGGCCCAGGCCTCCCAGATCCTCCGGCAGATCAAGCATCAGCCAGCCCATTTCAGCGATCAGCTGCCAGCTTTCATCGCGCGGTGGCTTGAGCTGGCTCGCCGGAAAAGCCTTTTGCGCCGCATCACGCAATTCGGAAAGTTCAATTGTCACAGCGACCAGCCTTTCGGTTCGCGAGCCATGCCGAGCATGCGTTCGGCGATGATATTGCGCTGAACCTCTTCGCTGCCGCCCGCGATGGTCCAGGCATAGCTGTTCATGAAATCAGCCATCCAGTTGCCGGTGTTGAGATCGCCAAAAGTGATCGGCCCGCGATATTGGGCATCAATCCCGCCGACCCGAACACCCAGGTCGGCCCAGGCGCGAAGACAGCGCGAATAGGCATTTTTCACGATCGAGGCATCGCCGATCGCTTCGGTGCCGTCCATCCGCTTCTGCAGGAAATGGTCGGAAAGCGCACAGACTGCATCAACTTGGGTAGCCAGCCTTCCAAGATCGCGCAACACGCCGGCATCGTCCGCTCGGCCATGGTCCCGGACTGTCTCGGCCAGTCGATACATATTGCCGCGCATGCGGTAGGACAATTCCATCAGGGTCAGCCCGCGCTCGGATGCCAACGTGGCCTGCGCCACCGCCCATCCGTCTCCTTCATCCCCGACGCGTTCGCTGACCGGTATTTCCACGCCATCCAGGAAGATTTCGGCAAATTCCTCATCGCCCTGAATCTGATGGATCGGACGAACGGTTACACCCGGTAATTTCATATCCATCAGCAAATAGGTCATGCCAGCCTGCTTCGGCCCTTCTGAAGATGTCCGTGTCAGCAGCAGACATTTGTCGGCATATTGAGCCATGGTTGACCAGACTTTCTGGCCATCGACGACATATATGTTCCCCTTGCGCACGGCTTTGGTCTTGATCGCGGCCAGATCGGATCCGGCGTTAGGTTCCGAAAAGCCCTGACACCATGTCTCGCCCTTCAGGATTTTCGGCAGATAGCGCGCCTGTTGTTCCTCACTGCCACATTCGTTAAGCGTAGCGAAGGCGTGGTAGGTCGACACGAAGGACAAGAGCAGTCGTGGCGCGTCGGCGCGGGCCAGTTCCTCGTAAATCACTTTCTGCTCGGCAAGGCTGCGGCCACCGCCAGGCCATTTCTTCGGCCAGTGTGGAATCGCATAGCCCCCTGCAACCAATTTTGCGAACCAGGCGCGCTGTTCCTTTGCGAATTTTTCATGTGTGTCGGCGCTTGTCCGCCAGTCATTTGGCCTATTAACGGCGAGCCACGCCCGAATTTCGTTTCGCAGATTTTCAAGTGCATCGGTCATGGTGAAGCTAGGCACTATTCTGGCGGTGCACCGCAAGGGCGCGGCGATAATATCGATCAGGCGATGCTGGAAACATCGACAAATATTCTTCCATTCTCGATCTCGACCGGGAAGGTCGCAATATTCTCGACAGCTGGCGGATTAAGGGGTTCGCCCGTTGCAAGATCAAAACGTGTGCCGTGTGCCG
Coding sequences within:
- a CDS encoding spinster family MFS transporter, encoding MNPSISANTERAIPSLSRRTWVLLMAMLVGATSYMDRQILTMLVEPIRREFDLTDQQLGLLTGLAFAMIYTITAIPAARLADRWSRRGVVSIAIATWSAMTVVCGLATNFWQLFLARVGVGFGEAGGSAPMQALLADYFPRRQRGTAMSIYLLGAPIGMGLGLAFAGWAVVEYGWRWTFILAGIPGLIIAPLLMLTVKEVRAGMADGISQKFDQPPFGKTIAALWGIRSLPLMMLAATLMALIGMGLQAWVPAFLERTHGLPSTEIGAKLGAALATGSVLGHLSGGPLADFLGRKDLRWHLWTPIVTGALAVLMVLLALNGPANLAFPFFGIQVFLTGLFAAPMLYMATTLAPVWARATSAACAMFAINLVGLGLGPVFIGQISDLLRPIYGEESLRFSLMLALTVYIPAAICFGLASRTYRKDHDAALADLERDSEPGMGH
- a CDS encoding DUF1330 domain-containing protein, producing MPAYMIFIREEPVKNTEKMEDYSAANQANAEGYATRFGIKPLSVYQFTETLEGKEADGVVLLEFPTIEDARGWYESPEYQAAMADRKMAADYRTILFEGL
- a CDS encoding carboxymuconolactone decarboxylase family protein; this translates as MTDIKPRINHVPREEWTDDTREVFAFWGEPNAWEEGSKTNIMNVMGNHPDLGKAYNIWGKHLLMGNTLSSRILEIIILRVAVKAKSAYEWHNHVGYGMNAGLSLEEIEAIRDYPEGGEWSEVEKAVLDAVEELTSGGNLSDRTWDVLASHFDTKQMMDLVFTIGHYVMTSWALSAFGVEIEGGADPIGFDLKTKSGRTPGKTYKPGEKDDWVDTRGY
- a CDS encoding NADH:flavin oxidoreductase, which encodes MPLSPDILFTPFRLKTLELKNRIVMAPMTRGFAEGGLVGKPQSDYYRRRAEGQVGLILTEGTVVDRPASRNEAGIPYFYGEALEGWRETADAVHAADGKIAPQIWHVGSVKSSSTEYEPDVPFESPSGLFAPGQARGVVMSEEDIADTIAAFAQAAGNARRLGFDAVEVHGAHGYLVDQFFWSGTNKRTDGWGGPTLRERSRFAAEIIAAIRQTVGPDFPLILRVSQWKQQQLEARLAETPEAMSDWLVPLVEAGVDILHCSQRRFWEPEFPEVDGAQGLNFAGWAKKLTGAATISVGSVGLASDFINVFSGATAEPAGIDGLIERMEREEFDLIAVGRVLITEPDWVEKVRTGRFNEMQTFDPAALHRLY
- a CDS encoding alpha/beta hydrolase — encoded protein: MSEEIFVRPDVQAYLEQLKAQPRPTFTTEMIAMIRTLPPEVMAAADLPVGELAVDRELEMPGPAGTIALRLFDPRASRAAGPVVVFYHGGGFCVGSIGTHASLSAEIARQLDLPVISVEYRLAPEAPWPAAPDDAEAAARWIAENEAVLERKFDGLILCGDSAGGNLAIVTALALRDRPAKYPVVQQLLLYPGTDVTRDYPSRAAFSEGYGLDKADMALFNEHYDGNPDDWRHSPLQAELSGLAPTVLATASLDPLRDEGRAFGAKLVQSGCEVAFHEMRGTIHGFATFRKGIASANDDLALILSQSRVTLAGSKKESA
- a CDS encoding enoyl-CoA hydratase/isomerase family protein, yielding MTHDLPQLDTIKLQRDGRLLTIAFNRPDALNAFDQTMHDEFPAALAFARDDELSDVILLTGQGKAFSAGGDFAHIQNNADNPECFDHEIEMARQIVETLIDIEKPVVCRMNGHAVGLGATVALLCDIIFASDKAKIGDPHVNIGLVAGDGGAIAWPQRIGLTRAKEYLLTGDLIAAEKAVEIGLINQAFDPAGLDGAIAELCNKLLAKPQFALRKTKALTNIELKRLSGALLLPGMKWESESVRDGDHREAITAMIEKRPPVFQRD
- a CDS encoding FAD-binding protein, with translation MADFDETYDWVVVGSGAGSFSSALVMRQAGKSVLIVEKTGLAGGTTAKSGGVMWIPANRFMQADGENDSVEAAMTYLDRLQELDGGEAPGTSSEKRRAYLTEAPRAVDFLVEQGVKLRRGPVFWPDYYDELPGGCKTSRTVVAEPFNLKELGPMADKLRPGFAEFNVLLGDAMESGHMRTNPGAKKILLKIILRTVRDKLLGRKFTTAGAALQGRMLKAALDAGAEIRLNSPVSELLIEDGKVVGVTVETDGAIKKIGARFGVLVNAGGFSQNQEMRDKYAPGTRAKWSQTPEGDTGEMICELERVGGVLAQMDQLVGYQSTLAPGWDKAYVAPGAQGLTGKPHAILVDQSGERYMNEGGSYELYCENMRKRNEQTPAIPSWAIFDRQYVEKYKVADKYIDKKIPEGWLESGYLHRADTMEELATSIGSNPEVLAQTVSRWNRFVALGKDEDFQRGARQYDNCGFVGDPFSEQSSMGSIEQGPFYAVPVIPGDVSTYGGVVTDERGRVVKAYGTPIAGLYATGVSTASVMGNIYAGAGSSIGPAMTFGYIAAKHAAGLDNQL
- a CDS encoding thiamine pyrophosphate-dependent dehydrogenase E1 component subunit alpha — protein: MAELSNAPKPASEDLVDIYRRMLRIERNEDAVLASMRRGRLTMPYYSARGQEVIPSTISHFLNDEDQICTIYRGIQDMVAKGIPLKPLWAELAGRVDGTCKGKGGAMHMTHPETGIMVTTGIVGSSMPIANGLGWAAKLDGSKRVVIAYFGDGASNIGAFHESLNMASLWKLPVIFVCANNRFAEHTRYEDGTAVDQISKRAVGYNMPGFTVDGNDPDDMFAHASAAIQRARAGEGPTLLECMTFRFRGHVIGDDDKYMTKEEKEAAMAADPLPALRARLVSEGHATEEELTNMQEKIEKEVEEARDFGLESELPSLDELRRDVFAEEIPA
- a CDS encoding alpha-ketoacid dehydrogenase subunit beta → MSEMVKMHAVQAINAALHEAMAADDKVLVLGEDVGDKEGGGITGITSGLSTKFGDDRVKSTPIAEQAIMGAAIGAAMAGYKVVAEIMMMNFTTVAMDMIVNHAAKLRFMSGGQTSVPIVIRTLTGAGWQTAGQHSDFLEGWFAHVAGIKVVCPAFPADYKGLMLSCIQDPDPCIFVEAGGTFFIPNDVPDDQGPIPLGKANVVQEGTDVTIVTWSAQTIRTMAAAEAIAEAGISAEIIDLRTISPWDKETVLASVEKTGRLLVAHEASRNFGPGGEIAATVSEELFGKLKAPVKRLGGPTCAVPFAKNLETAFIVQPEDIVAAVKEIMA
- a CDS encoding acyl-CoA dehydrogenase family protein gives rise to the protein MTIELSELRDAAQKAFPASQLKPPRDESWQLIAEMGWLMLDLPEDLGGLGLERDAVATIHHELGRVLPAAPLIPALLGLQGIAASSTLVDKTSWIERICGGEYIPLHMLPAAVQKQDDGTYHGRVAGVFEGDMASHILAEMGDVYTLIPLDAPGVTLHEQPLWDESRRLFDIEMTGYQIDPSLVIAEGPAVQRLHDSLSISTHLALSADSLGAAGALLDMTIEYLKTRRQFDRPLAMFQALKHRVADLKVKLVAGEALFWSRIAGDPTPLEMGALKAHSTSIFRDIAEESIQLHGGIGLTEEHPCHLFFKRAFLNCQLCGNEDHWDEEAGRRLLDAN